One Osmerus mordax isolate fOsmMor3 chromosome 25, fOsmMor3.pri, whole genome shotgun sequence DNA window includes the following coding sequences:
- the LOC136933763 gene encoding transmembrane gamma-carboxyglutamic acid protein 3, with protein sequence MAGAFLEGKDAHSLLKRFPRANGFMEEFRQGNIERECVEESCSFEEANEVFENKERTMEFWKTRSIYTVSSNTEGRSERSDTVYMVVPLLGVALLIIIALFLIWRCQLQKATRRRPAYTQNRYLANRNARSLPRILVHRDAPPQPEGAHPEAPPHPTVVVSGVERGGGSLVCAAPAPRPPQQNSRSLYVQEPSASVASRLSGATPPPSYEEVTGHLESSSDEVTAPYSDPPPKYEEIVTEK encoded by the exons ATggctggag cgttCCTAGAGGGAAAGGATGCGCACTCCTTGCTCAAACGCTTCCCTCGGGCCAACGGCTTCATGGAGGAGTTCCGCCAGGGGAACATCGAGAGGGAGTGCGTGGAGGAGAGCTGCAGCTTCGAGGAGGCCAACGAGGTGTTTGAAAACAAAGAACGCACG atgGAGTTCTGGAAGACCCGCAGCATCTATACGGTGAGCAGCAACACGGAGGGTCGTTCGGAGCGCAGCGACACCGTCTACATGGTGGTTCCCCTCCTGGGGGTggccctcctcatcatcatcgccCTCTTCCTCATCTGGAGGTGCCAGCTCCAGAAGGCCACGCGCCGGCGCCCCGCCTACACCCAGAACCGCTACCTGGCCAACCGCAACGCCCGCAGCCTCCCCCGCATCCTGGTCCACAGGGACGCCCCCCCTCAGCCGGAGGGCGCCCACCCGGAGGCCCCGCCTCACCCCACCGTGGTGGTGAGCggcgtggagagaggaggggggtcgtTGGTGTgcgccgcccccgccccccgtcccccccagcAGAACAGCAGGTCCCTGTACGTCCAGGAGCCGTCCGCGTCGGTGGCCTCGCGCCTTTCGGGCGCCACGCCGCCCCCGTCCTACGAGGAGGTGACGGGCCACCTGGAGAGCAGCAGCGACGAGGTCACAGCGCCCTACAGCGACCCACCGCCCAAGTACGAGGAGATCGTCACGGAGAAGTGA
- the LOC136933405 gene encoding mitochondrial fission factor-like isoform X5: MYYHGRQHHTGMTSTAFMGDMPAGVQGRDPVFTEAINQKMRVPDRLRVGPEQRGGAEEDRGRQRTEEPPPAYSMHIPDRLALTDAPDMSPRPLFTSSKPGSSAQAGPAWESQYLAWESESFHRDPGQSPLRRSYSDTAFGRTPPGTPTHTKQALHTPSSFGGGADPAPPPVVAEPPPHGAELGRKSAMQESWLGQEDESGAVVEFIVLRRQVVKMSRRLAGLERQNAERRQTELVLFSLLLSACLLNGWLWIRR; encoded by the exons ATGTATTACCACGGTAGACAGCATCATACCGGAATGACGTCCACCGCCTTTATGGGCGACATGCCCGCGGGGGTCCAAGGCCGTGACCCGGTTTTCACGGAAGCCATCAACCAGAAAATGAGAGTCCCGGACCGGTTAAGAGTTGGACCGGAGCAGCGGGGCGGggcggaggaggacagggggaggcagaggacgGAAGAACCTCCCCCGGCCTACAGCATGCACATCCCGGACCGTCTGGCACTCACAG ATGCTCCAGATATGAGCCCTCGGCCCCTGTTCACCTCCTCCAAGCCAGGCTCCAGCGCCCAGGCAGGGCCGGCCTGGGAAAGCCAGTACCTAGCCTGGGAGAGCGAGTCCTTTCACAGGGATCCAGGCCAG AGCCCCCTTCGTAGGTCGTACAGCGACACAGCGTTTGGCAGAACCCCCCCTGGGACCCCCACCCATACCAAACAGGCCCTGCACACCCCCTCCTC GTTTGGTGGTGGTGCTGACCCTGCGCCCCCACCTGTCGTGGCTGAGCCCCCCCCTCACGGTGCGGAGCTGGGCAGGAAAAG TGCCATGCAGGAGTCCTGGCTGGGTCAGGAGGACGAGAGCGGGGCCGTCGTGGAGTTCATCGTCCTCAGACGCCAG GTGGTGAAGATGAGCCGCCGGCTGGCTGGTCTGGAGAGGCAGAACGCAGAGCGCAGACAGACCGAGCTGgtcctcttctccctgctgcTGTCAGCATGCCTGCTCAACGGCTGGCTCTGGATCAGGAGATAA
- the LOC136933405 gene encoding mitochondrial fission factor-like isoform X6, whose product MYYHGRQHHTGMTSTAFMGDMPAGVQGRDPVFTEAINQKMRVPDRLRVGPEQRGGAEEDRGRQRTEEPPPAYSMHIPDRLALTDAPDMSPRPLFTSSKPGSSAQAGPAWESQYLAWESESFHRDPGQSPLRRSYSDTAFGRTPPGTPTHTKQALHTPSSAMQESWLGQEDESGAVVEFIVLRRQVVKMSRRLAGLERQNAERRQTELVLFSLLLSACLLNGWLWIRR is encoded by the exons ATGTATTACCACGGTAGACAGCATCATACCGGAATGACGTCCACCGCCTTTATGGGCGACATGCCCGCGGGGGTCCAAGGCCGTGACCCGGTTTTCACGGAAGCCATCAACCAGAAAATGAGAGTCCCGGACCGGTTAAGAGTTGGACCGGAGCAGCGGGGCGGggcggaggaggacagggggaggcagaggacgGAAGAACCTCCCCCGGCCTACAGCATGCACATCCCGGACCGTCTGGCACTCACAG ATGCTCCAGATATGAGCCCTCGGCCCCTGTTCACCTCCTCCAAGCCAGGCTCCAGCGCCCAGGCAGGGCCGGCCTGGGAAAGCCAGTACCTAGCCTGGGAGAGCGAGTCCTTTCACAGGGATCCAGGCCAG AGCCCCCTTCGTAGGTCGTACAGCGACACAGCGTTTGGCAGAACCCCCCCTGGGACCCCCACCCATACCAAACAGGCCCTGCACACCCCCTCCTC TGCCATGCAGGAGTCCTGGCTGGGTCAGGAGGACGAGAGCGGGGCCGTCGTGGAGTTCATCGTCCTCAGACGCCAG GTGGTGAAGATGAGCCGCCGGCTGGCTGGTCTGGAGAGGCAGAACGCAGAGCGCAGACAGACCGAGCTGgtcctcttctccctgctgcTGTCAGCATGCCTGCTCAACGGCTGGCTCTGGATCAGGAGATAA
- the LOC136933405 gene encoding mitochondrial fission factor-like isoform X1, producing the protein MYYHGRQHHTGMTSTAFMGDMPAGVQGRDPVFTEAINQKMRVPDRLRVGPEQRGGAEEDRGRQRTEEPPPAYSMHIPDRLALTDAPDMSPRPLFTSSKPGSSAQAGPAWESQYLAWESESFHRDPGQSPLRRSYSDTAFGRTPPGTPTHTKQALHTPSSRSTGHLPQQAPPAAPPPLGLLSPQTMLQAARQLGQQASQRLLQTVTQKYRSRFGGGADPAPPPVVAEPPPHGAELGRKSAMQESWLGQEDESGAVVEFIVLRRQVVKMSRRLAGLERQNAERRQTELVLFSLLLSACLLNGWLWIRR; encoded by the exons ATGTATTACCACGGTAGACAGCATCATACCGGAATGACGTCCACCGCCTTTATGGGCGACATGCCCGCGGGGGTCCAAGGCCGTGACCCGGTTTTCACGGAAGCCATCAACCAGAAAATGAGAGTCCCGGACCGGTTAAGAGTTGGACCGGAGCAGCGGGGCGGggcggaggaggacagggggaggcagaggacgGAAGAACCTCCCCCGGCCTACAGCATGCACATCCCGGACCGTCTGGCACTCACAG ATGCTCCAGATATGAGCCCTCGGCCCCTGTTCACCTCCTCCAAGCCAGGCTCCAGCGCCCAGGCAGGGCCGGCCTGGGAAAGCCAGTACCTAGCCTGGGAGAGCGAGTCCTTTCACAGGGATCCAGGCCAG AGCCCCCTTCGTAGGTCGTACAGCGACACAGCGTTTGGCAGAACCCCCCCTGGGACCCCCACCCATACCAAACAGGCCCTGCACACCCCCTCCTC TCGCAGCACGGGCCACCTCCCCCAGCAGGCCCCCCCggccgcccccccgcccctggGCCTCCTGTCCCCCCAGACCATGCTCCAGGCCGCCAGGCAGCTGGGTCAGCAGGCGTCACAGCGCCTCTTGCAGACGGTCACGCAGAAATACAGGTCCAG GTTTGGTGGTGGTGCTGACCCTGCGCCCCCACCTGTCGTGGCTGAGCCCCCCCCTCACGGTGCGGAGCTGGGCAGGAAAAG TGCCATGCAGGAGTCCTGGCTGGGTCAGGAGGACGAGAGCGGGGCCGTCGTGGAGTTCATCGTCCTCAGACGCCAG GTGGTGAAGATGAGCCGCCGGCTGGCTGGTCTGGAGAGGCAGAACGCAGAGCGCAGACAGACCGAGCTGgtcctcttctccctgctgcTGTCAGCATGCCTGCTCAACGGCTGGCTCTGGATCAGGAGATAA
- the LOC136933405 gene encoding mitochondrial fission factor-like isoform X4 yields MYYHGRQHHTGMTSTAFMGDMPAGVQGRDPVFTEAINQKMRVPDRLRVGPEQRGGAEEDRGRQRTEEPPPAYSMHIPDRLALTDAPDMSPRPLFTSSKPGSSAQAGPAWESQYLAWESESFHRDPGQSPLRRSYSDTAFGRTPPGTPTHTKQALHTPSSRSTGHLPQQAPPAAPPPLGLLSPQTMLQAARQLGQQASQRLLQTVTQKYRSSAMQESWLGQEDESGAVVEFIVLRRQVVKMSRRLAGLERQNAERRQTELVLFSLLLSACLLNGWLWIRR; encoded by the exons ATGTATTACCACGGTAGACAGCATCATACCGGAATGACGTCCACCGCCTTTATGGGCGACATGCCCGCGGGGGTCCAAGGCCGTGACCCGGTTTTCACGGAAGCCATCAACCAGAAAATGAGAGTCCCGGACCGGTTAAGAGTTGGACCGGAGCAGCGGGGCGGggcggaggaggacagggggaggcagaggacgGAAGAACCTCCCCCGGCCTACAGCATGCACATCCCGGACCGTCTGGCACTCACAG ATGCTCCAGATATGAGCCCTCGGCCCCTGTTCACCTCCTCCAAGCCAGGCTCCAGCGCCCAGGCAGGGCCGGCCTGGGAAAGCCAGTACCTAGCCTGGGAGAGCGAGTCCTTTCACAGGGATCCAGGCCAG AGCCCCCTTCGTAGGTCGTACAGCGACACAGCGTTTGGCAGAACCCCCCCTGGGACCCCCACCCATACCAAACAGGCCCTGCACACCCCCTCCTC TCGCAGCACGGGCCACCTCCCCCAGCAGGCCCCCCCggccgcccccccgcccctggGCCTCCTGTCCCCCCAGACCATGCTCCAGGCCGCCAGGCAGCTGGGTCAGCAGGCGTCACAGCGCCTCTTGCAGACGGTCACGCAGAAATACAGGTCCAG TGCCATGCAGGAGTCCTGGCTGGGTCAGGAGGACGAGAGCGGGGCCGTCGTGGAGTTCATCGTCCTCAGACGCCAG GTGGTGAAGATGAGCCGCCGGCTGGCTGGTCTGGAGAGGCAGAACGCAGAGCGCAGACAGACCGAGCTGgtcctcttctccctgctgcTGTCAGCATGCCTGCTCAACGGCTGGCTCTGGATCAGGAGATAA
- the LOC136933405 gene encoding mitochondrial fission factor-like isoform X2, with product MYYHGRQHHTGMTSTAFMGDMPAGVQGRDPVFTEAINQKMRVPDRLRVGPEQRGGAEEDRGRQRTEEPPPAYSMHIPDRLALTDAPDMSPRPLFTSSKPGSSAQAGPAWESQYLAWESESFHRDPGQSPLRRSYSDTAFGRTPPGTPTHTKQALHTPSSRSTGHLPQQAPPAAPPPLGLLSPQTMLQAARQLGQQASQRLLQTVTQKYRFGGGADPAPPPVVAEPPPHGAELGRKSAMQESWLGQEDESGAVVEFIVLRRQVVKMSRRLAGLERQNAERRQTELVLFSLLLSACLLNGWLWIRR from the exons ATGTATTACCACGGTAGACAGCATCATACCGGAATGACGTCCACCGCCTTTATGGGCGACATGCCCGCGGGGGTCCAAGGCCGTGACCCGGTTTTCACGGAAGCCATCAACCAGAAAATGAGAGTCCCGGACCGGTTAAGAGTTGGACCGGAGCAGCGGGGCGGggcggaggaggacagggggaggcagaggacgGAAGAACCTCCCCCGGCCTACAGCATGCACATCCCGGACCGTCTGGCACTCACAG ATGCTCCAGATATGAGCCCTCGGCCCCTGTTCACCTCCTCCAAGCCAGGCTCCAGCGCCCAGGCAGGGCCGGCCTGGGAAAGCCAGTACCTAGCCTGGGAGAGCGAGTCCTTTCACAGGGATCCAGGCCAG AGCCCCCTTCGTAGGTCGTACAGCGACACAGCGTTTGGCAGAACCCCCCCTGGGACCCCCACCCATACCAAACAGGCCCTGCACACCCCCTCCTC TCGCAGCACGGGCCACCTCCCCCAGCAGGCCCCCCCggccgcccccccgcccctggGCCTCCTGTCCCCCCAGACCATGCTCCAGGCCGCCAGGCAGCTGGGTCAGCAGGCGTCACAGCGCCTCTTGCAGACGGTCACGCAGAAATACAG GTTTGGTGGTGGTGCTGACCCTGCGCCCCCACCTGTCGTGGCTGAGCCCCCCCCTCACGGTGCGGAGCTGGGCAGGAAAAG TGCCATGCAGGAGTCCTGGCTGGGTCAGGAGGACGAGAGCGGGGCCGTCGTGGAGTTCATCGTCCTCAGACGCCAG GTGGTGAAGATGAGCCGCCGGCTGGCTGGTCTGGAGAGGCAGAACGCAGAGCGCAGACAGACCGAGCTGgtcctcttctccctgctgcTGTCAGCATGCCTGCTCAACGGCTGGCTCTGGATCAGGAGATAA
- the LOC136933405 gene encoding mitochondrial fission factor-like isoform X3, with protein sequence MTSTAFMGDMPAGVQGRDPVFTEAINQKMRVPDRLRVGPEQRGGAEEDRGRQRTEEPPPAYSMHIPDRLALTDAPDMSPRPLFTSSKPGSSAQAGPAWESQYLAWESESFHRDPGQSPLRRSYSDTAFGRTPPGTPTHTKQALHTPSSRSTGHLPQQAPPAAPPPLGLLSPQTMLQAARQLGQQASQRLLQTVTQKYRSRFGGGADPAPPPVVAEPPPHGAELGRKSAMQESWLGQEDESGAVVEFIVLRRQVVKMSRRLAGLERQNAERRQTELVLFSLLLSACLLNGWLWIRR encoded by the exons ATGACGTCCACCGCCTTTATGGGCGACATGCCCGCGGGGGTCCAAGGCCGTGACCCGGTTTTCACGGAAGCCATCAACCAGAAAATGAGAGTCCCGGACCGGTTAAGAGTTGGACCGGAGCAGCGGGGCGGggcggaggaggacagggggaggcagaggacgGAAGAACCTCCCCCGGCCTACAGCATGCACATCCCGGACCGTCTGGCACTCACAG ATGCTCCAGATATGAGCCCTCGGCCCCTGTTCACCTCCTCCAAGCCAGGCTCCAGCGCCCAGGCAGGGCCGGCCTGGGAAAGCCAGTACCTAGCCTGGGAGAGCGAGTCCTTTCACAGGGATCCAGGCCAG AGCCCCCTTCGTAGGTCGTACAGCGACACAGCGTTTGGCAGAACCCCCCCTGGGACCCCCACCCATACCAAACAGGCCCTGCACACCCCCTCCTC TCGCAGCACGGGCCACCTCCCCCAGCAGGCCCCCCCggccgcccccccgcccctggGCCTCCTGTCCCCCCAGACCATGCTCCAGGCCGCCAGGCAGCTGGGTCAGCAGGCGTCACAGCGCCTCTTGCAGACGGTCACGCAGAAATACAGGTCCAG GTTTGGTGGTGGTGCTGACCCTGCGCCCCCACCTGTCGTGGCTGAGCCCCCCCCTCACGGTGCGGAGCTGGGCAGGAAAAG TGCCATGCAGGAGTCCTGGCTGGGTCAGGAGGACGAGAGCGGGGCCGTCGTGGAGTTCATCGTCCTCAGACGCCAG GTGGTGAAGATGAGCCGCCGGCTGGCTGGTCTGGAGAGGCAGAACGCAGAGCGCAGACAGACCGAGCTGgtcctcttctccctgctgcTGTCAGCATGCCTGCTCAACGGCTGGCTCTGGATCAGGAGATAA